The proteins below are encoded in one region of Roseovarius bejariae:
- a CDS encoding type I secretion system permease/ATPase: MNFTPRELKPDTEGQDTENSTPPLELRDDQRVDDPEARSPDTARQDGTTEPINTAPAKTDATPPEKQSGDGEGGGAGGSGGGGFHRRMGPVDFSGNLKKGLAAVRRNMVIVMLFTCMTNLLILAIPVYLFQISDRVLTSRSVDTLIMLTAVIVGAVLLQAVFDALRRFVLMRTAVELAAKLGSSILSAAARAALTSNGREYQTLGDLQQLRGFLVSGTLLSFLDMPFAPLFILAIFLVHPHLGMIVVVTALVLLVIALINQRATSKHFATANQHQSMANMHLDSMARNSQIINALAMIPEAVSIWGRDTAASLKAQVRAQDRNITSAAFSRGVRLLTQVGMLGWGAFLALDGQITGGMVIAASIIAGRALAPIEGAIEGWNQFILSRASYGRISGLLTESPLNTDRLRLPQPEGRLDVERLLYVPQGTKSVVLNGLSFSLAPGTSLGVIGNSGAGKTTLGKMLVGAILPTSGCVRLDLMDLRNWDQRQFGENIGYLPQDVQLFPGTIKDNIARMRADATDAQIYEAARLADVHDMIANLPHGYETFVGADGSPLSGGQKQRIALARAFFGNPRLLVLDEPNSNLDVAGDQALARALHHAKEQKITVVVITQKPSILAHVDKIALLAGGSLAMIGPREEVLQSIRGGGGNVGGPGSIADNRG, translated from the coding sequence ATGAATTTCACACCTAGGGAATTGAAGCCCGACACCGAGGGACAAGATACCGAAAATTCGACTCCCCCCCTCGAACTCCGCGACGATCAACGCGTCGACGACCCCGAGGCGCGCAGCCCCGACACCGCCCGGCAGGACGGCACGACCGAACCCATCAACACAGCCCCTGCCAAAACCGATGCCACGCCGCCCGAAAAACAATCCGGCGACGGAGAGGGCGGCGGTGCAGGCGGCAGCGGCGGCGGCGGGTTTCACCGTCGCATGGGGCCGGTGGATTTTTCCGGTAACCTCAAGAAAGGTCTCGCCGCCGTCCGGCGCAATATGGTGATCGTCATGCTGTTCACCTGCATGACCAACCTTCTGATTCTCGCCATCCCGGTCTACCTGTTCCAGATATCCGACCGCGTGCTGACAAGTCGTTCGGTCGATACGCTTATCATGCTGACCGCAGTCATCGTGGGTGCGGTTCTGTTACAGGCTGTCTTCGATGCCTTGCGCCGCTTTGTCCTGATGCGTACGGCGGTTGAGCTCGCGGCAAAACTCGGCTCTTCGATCCTCTCTGCCGCGGCCCGTGCGGCACTCACCAGCAACGGCCGGGAATACCAGACACTGGGCGATCTTCAGCAACTCCGCGGTTTCCTGGTTTCGGGCACCCTGCTGTCCTTTCTCGATATGCCCTTCGCCCCGCTATTCATCCTCGCAATATTCCTCGTGCATCCGCACTTGGGCATGATCGTGGTGGTCACCGCGCTGGTACTGCTGGTGATCGCGCTGATCAACCAAAGGGCCACGTCCAAGCACTTCGCCACGGCAAACCAGCATCAAAGCATGGCCAACATGCACCTCGACTCCATGGCCCGGAACAGCCAGATCATCAATGCCCTCGCGATGATCCCCGAAGCCGTCTCGATCTGGGGCCGCGATACCGCCGCTTCGCTCAAAGCTCAGGTCCGCGCACAGGACCGCAATATTACCTCCGCGGCCTTTTCCCGTGGCGTGCGTCTTCTGACACAGGTCGGGATGCTTGGCTGGGGCGCGTTTCTGGCGCTGGACGGACAGATCACCGGCGGAATGGTCATCGCCGCCTCGATTATCGCGGGCCGCGCCCTCGCCCCCATCGAAGGCGCGATCGAAGGCTGGAATCAGTTCATCCTGTCGCGCGCCTCCTATGGCCGCATTTCCGGGCTTTTGACGGAATCCCCTCTCAACACCGACCGCCTGCGCCTGCCACAACCCGAAGGACGGCTGGATGTCGAACGGCTGCTCTATGTTCCGCAAGGCACCAAAAGCGTCGTCCTCAACGGCCTGTCCTTCAGCCTCGCCCCCGGTACATCTTTGGGTGTCATCGGGAACTCGGGCGCGGGTAAGACGACACTGGGCAAAATGCTCGTGGGGGCGATCCTGCCCACTTCGGGCTGTGTCAGACTCGACCTGATGGACCTGCGCAATTGGGATCAGCGCCAGTTCGGGGAAAACATCGGTTACCTGCCGCAGGACGTGCAGCTTTTCCCCGGCACCATCAAGGACAATATCGCCCGGATGCGCGCAGACGCCACCGATGCTCAAATCTACGAGGCCGCTCGCCTTGCCGATGTCCACGACATGATCGCCAACCTGCCGCACGGCTACGAAACCTTTGTCGGCGCCGACGGCTCCCCGTTGTCGGGTGGACAGAAACAACGCATCGCACTGGCGCGGGCCTTCTTCGGCAATCCCCGCCTTCTGGTGCTGGACGAGCCCAACTCGAACCTCGACGTGGCCGGCGATCAGGCCCTCGCCCGCGCGCTGCACCACGCCAAGGAACAGAAAATCACCGTGGTCGTCATCACGCAAAAACCCTCGATCCTCGCACATGTGGACAAGATCGCCCTACTGGCGGGCGGTAGCCTTGCCATGATCGGCCCGCGCGAGGAGGTGCTGCAATCCATCCGTGGCGGCGGCGGCAATGTCGGTGGTCCCGGCTCCATCGCCGACAACCGCGGCTAG
- a CDS encoding HlyD family type I secretion periplasmic adaptor subunit, with amino-acid sequence MRELRNRESPEWFDEVPRSIFRHSVMGILIIILAVGGFGAWAFRAPLAAAVITQGSFVATGNNQIVQHLEGGMIREILVGEGDFVKAGQPIMHLDETAAEAKLRELFLRRARLEILTARLLAEYRGAEEFDIPNFLDGEEDDPAIQQILRNQKLNFEAARTKLNKDVSVLERNIKALDSRLDGYSAQLSSLTQQITLLDEDIEAQSILYEKGLSPKTRINSLRRAKADGTGQIGRLEAQLTETEAMREKYQGEIEQAIITHQQAALDELQSAEAELDSVRENYRKAADVYRRSSINAPVSGTVVRMNYNTPGGVIESGRPIAEILPTSVPLIIETQVPRVDIDSVKLGQQATVRLTSLNQRTTPVLEGTVYYISADALPDDSEIVPQEVYLARVQLPASELARVPGFTPTPGMPAEVMIQTAERTFFEYLTKPIVDSMQRAFREQ; translated from the coding sequence ATGCGAGAACTCCGCAACCGCGAATCCCCCGAATGGTTCGACGAAGTCCCCCGGTCGATATTTCGTCATTCGGTCATGGGAATCCTGATCATCATTCTGGCCGTTGGTGGCTTTGGCGCTTGGGCCTTTCGCGCCCCCCTCGCAGCCGCCGTGATAACCCAAGGCAGCTTTGTCGCCACCGGCAACAACCAGATCGTTCAACACCTCGAAGGCGGCATGATCCGCGAAATTCTCGTGGGCGAAGGCGATTTCGTCAAAGCCGGGCAGCCGATCATGCACCTGGATGAAACCGCCGCCGAGGCAAAACTGCGCGAGTTGTTCTTGCGCCGCGCCCGTTTGGAAATCCTGACGGCGCGCCTTCTGGCCGAGTACCGCGGCGCTGAAGAGTTCGATATCCCGAACTTTCTGGATGGCGAAGAGGACGACCCGGCCATCCAACAAATCCTACGCAACCAAAAACTCAACTTCGAAGCCGCACGCACCAAACTGAACAAGGACGTCAGCGTCCTGGAACGCAATATCAAGGCGCTCGACAGCCGGCTGGATGGCTATAGCGCGCAACTCTCCTCGCTTACACAACAGATTACCCTGCTTGACGAGGATATCGAGGCCCAATCGATCCTTTACGAAAAAGGTCTCAGCCCCAAAACCCGTATCAATTCCCTGCGCCGCGCCAAGGCCGATGGCACCGGGCAAATCGGCCGCCTCGAAGCACAACTCACGGAAACCGAGGCCATGCGCGAGAAGTACCAAGGAGAAATCGAACAGGCCATCATCACCCACCAGCAAGCCGCCCTTGACGAATTGCAGTCCGCCGAAGCCGAGCTTGACTCGGTGCGTGAAAATTACCGCAAGGCGGCGGATGTCTATCGCCGCTCATCGATCAACGCGCCGGTCTCGGGTACGGTGGTGCGGATGAACTACAATACCCCCGGTGGCGTCATCGAAAGCGGCAGGCCCATCGCCGAGATCCTGCCCACCAGCGTACCACTGATCATCGAAACCCAAGTCCCCCGCGTCGACATCGACAGCGTGAAACTTGGTCAGCAGGCCACCGTCCGGCTGACCTCGCTCAACCAACGTACCACGCCGGTGCTTGAAGGCACTGTGTACTACATCTCCGCCGACGCCCTGCCAGACGATTCCGAAATCGTCCCACAGGAGGTCTATCTTGCCCGCGTTCAACTGCCTGCAAGCGAGCTTGCTCGTGTCCCCGGTTTCACCCCGACCCCGGGCATGCCCGCCGAGGTGATGATCCAGACCGCCGAGCGCACCTTCTTTGAATACCTCACAAAGCCCATCGTGGATTCCATGCAACGGGCCTTCCGCGAACAATAG
- a CDS encoding alanyl-tRNA editing protein — MSDLLFRDDPYRSRAIGRVVAHTPEGGVILNECLFYPTGGGQPGDSGRLVWQGGALDLATTVKTDDGEIALVPAEPQALPPVGTEVEQVLDWERRYKHMRMHSALHLLSVVIPLPVTGGAVGPEKSRLDFDMPEAPEDKVAVEEALNALIDRDLPVTEDWITDAELAANPGLVKTMSVAPPRGAGQVRLVRIGADEDQVDLQPCGGTHVARTGEIGRVRIGKVEKKGRQNRRVSIHLDS, encoded by the coding sequence ATGAGTGATCTGTTGTTTCGCGACGATCCCTATCGGTCTCGGGCAATTGGCCGGGTTGTCGCCCATACGCCAGAAGGCGGTGTTATCTTGAATGAATGCCTGTTCTACCCGACAGGCGGAGGGCAACCCGGCGACAGTGGGCGGCTTGTTTGGCAGGGTGGCGCGCTTGATCTGGCAACGACAGTCAAGACCGATGACGGCGAGATCGCCCTTGTTCCGGCCGAGCCGCAGGCCTTGCCGCCGGTCGGCACGGAGGTCGAGCAGGTTCTGGACTGGGAGCGGCGGTACAAGCACATGCGGATGCACAGTGCGCTCCATTTGCTGTCTGTGGTCATTCCGCTGCCGGTGACAGGAGGGGCTGTTGGCCCCGAGAAAAGCCGGCTGGATTTCGACATGCCCGAGGCGCCAGAGGATAAGGTGGCGGTCGAAGAGGCGCTGAATGCGTTGATTGATCGTGACCTGCCCGTGACCGAAGACTGGATCACCGACGCTGAGTTGGCGGCGAATCCCGGGCTCGTCAAAACCATGTCGGTCGCCCCGCCGCGCGGGGCGGGGCAGGTGCGGCTGGTTCGGATCGGTGCGGACGAAGATCAGGTGGATCTGCAACCCTGCGGCGGCACGCATGTGGCGCGCACCGGTGAAATCGGGCGCGTGCGTATCGGAAAGGTCGAGAAAAAGGGCCGTCAGAACCGCCGCGTGTCGATCCATCTGGATAGCTGA
- a CDS encoding DUF3772 domain-containing protein — translation MVRRILPLVLAVMLAMFLGGTVGGGAVAQGGASVSTQSDSTAPDYDAWEKTATRAESVVEVARASTPALEKLRAELTDWREQFQAAQGINASTISTVQRQLDALGPVPESGQESAEIASQRDELNSRLADLQAPAKRAELAHSRADGLVKGIDQIIRDRQTEKLLDFGPSPVNPVNWPSAVSTLIDSAHALHSESLAMWSSPSQREEALAALPVSGILLLIGTVLVARGRKWSRRLARHVLKDRQSAGRWIAGFVVSLGSFVLPFLGLMLLAGAIYLTGLVGTRLDRVLETALEAALVFLVARWLATRIFPTEDMRAPPLNLDDDARRAGRWYGALLGLAMGLHHFLDAMSLTFGWSEAAGNVILFPLVVVAALLLWRLGRLLLLHAAETVEDTGEETYRGRMTRLLARLLVVLSVAAPVLAAVGYVSLSKFLLFPSVLSLMVLASLVVLQRVVVELYALLSGNREGAADSLIPVLVGFVLVLLSVPVVALIWGARVTDLTELWTQFVEGITIGNTRISPTIFLTLAIVFVIGLVATRLLQGALKNSVLPKTKIDPGGRNAIVSGVGYIGIFLAALIAITSAGIDLSSLAIVAGALSVGIGFGLQNIVSNFVSGIILLIERPISEGDWIEVGGQHGTVRDISVRSTRIETFDRTDVIVPNADFVSGTVTNYTRGNTVGRVIVPVGVAYGTDTRKVEDILLEIGEAHPLVLANPAPYVVFQGFGASSMDFEIRAILRDVNFVLNVKSDMNHEIARRFAEEGIEIPFAQQDIWLRNPETLSGQSAKGASPAATVHITEGDMTDGEGDGDGGDQ, via the coding sequence ATGGTGCGTCGCATTCTGCCCTTGGTTCTGGCGGTTATGCTGGCCATGTTTTTGGGCGGCACGGTGGGCGGTGGGGCCGTTGCGCAGGGGGGCGCGTCTGTCTCAACACAGTCGGACAGCACGGCGCCGGATTATGACGCCTGGGAGAAGACGGCAACGCGCGCGGAATCGGTTGTCGAGGTCGCCCGCGCCTCGACCCCGGCGCTGGAAAAACTGCGTGCGGAGCTGACGGACTGGCGCGAACAGTTTCAGGCGGCTCAGGGCATCAACGCCAGTACGATCAGCACGGTCCAGAGGCAACTCGATGCCCTTGGTCCCGTGCCCGAAAGCGGCCAGGAATCCGCCGAGATCGCATCGCAACGTGACGAGTTGAACAGCCGTCTGGCAGACCTTCAGGCCCCGGCGAAGCGTGCGGAACTGGCGCACAGCCGGGCGGACGGGTTGGTCAAGGGGATCGATCAGATCATACGCGATCGGCAGACCGAGAAGCTGCTGGATTTCGGGCCGTCGCCGGTGAATCCGGTGAACTGGCCGTCGGCGGTATCAACGCTTATCGACTCGGCGCATGCCTTGCACTCCGAGTCCTTGGCGATGTGGAGCAGCCCCTCGCAGCGGGAAGAGGCACTGGCGGCTTTGCCGGTGTCGGGCATTTTGCTGTTGATCGGGACGGTGCTTGTGGCGCGGGGCCGAAAGTGGAGCCGACGTTTGGCGCGACACGTGCTGAAGGATCGCCAAAGTGCAGGGCGATGGATCGCCGGGTTCGTTGTCTCGCTTGGCAGTTTTGTCCTGCCTTTCCTCGGGCTGATGTTGCTGGCGGGTGCGATTTACCTGACGGGGCTTGTCGGAACACGGTTGGACCGCGTTCTTGAAACCGCGCTTGAGGCGGCGTTGGTCTTCCTTGTCGCGCGGTGGCTTGCGACACGGATATTCCCGACCGAGGATATGCGCGCTCCGCCTCTGAACCTTGATGATGATGCGCGCCGGGCCGGACGGTGGTACGGGGCGCTGCTTGGCCTTGCCATGGGGCTGCATCATTTCTTGGACGCGATGAGCTTGACCTTTGGCTGGTCCGAGGCGGCGGGCAATGTGATCTTGTTTCCGCTGGTGGTCGTGGCCGCGCTTTTGCTGTGGCGTTTGGGGCGGCTTTTGCTGCTGCACGCTGCGGAAACTGTCGAGGACACGGGGGAGGAAACCTATCGTGGCCGGATGACGCGGCTTTTGGCGCGTCTTCTTGTGGTGCTTTCCGTGGCTGCGCCTGTTCTGGCCGCCGTGGGATATGTCAGCCTTTCCAAGTTCTTGCTGTTCCCGTCGGTCCTGTCGCTCATGGTGCTGGCGTCGCTGGTTGTGTTGCAGCGCGTGGTGGTCGAGCTTTACGCCCTGCTGAGCGGCAATCGCGAGGGGGCGGCGGATTCGCTGATCCCGGTGCTGGTGGGCTTTGTTCTGGTGTTGCTGTCGGTGCCCGTTGTGGCCCTGATCTGGGGCGCGCGCGTGACCGACCTGACCGAACTGTGGACCCAGTTCGTGGAAGGGATCACCATCGGCAACACGCGTATTTCGCCGACGATCTTCCTGACGCTGGCCATCGTGTTCGTCATCGGCCTCGTGGCGACGCGCCTGTTGCAGGGGGCCCTTAAGAACAGCGTTCTGCCGAAAACCAAGATCGATCCGGGCGGGCGCAATGCGATTGTTTCGGGTGTCGGATATATCGGGATTTTCCTTGCGGCATTGATTGCGATCACGAGTGCGGGCATCGACCTGAGCAGTCTTGCCATCGTGGCCGGTGCGCTGTCGGTGGGGATCGGTTTTGGTCTTCAGAACATCGTGTCGAACTTCGTGTCGGGGATCATCCTGCTGATTGAGCGTCCGATTTCCGAGGGAGATTGGATCGAGGTTGGTGGCCAACACGGGACGGTGCGCGATATTTCGGTGCGTTCGACCCGGATCGAGACCTTCGACCGTACTGACGTGATCGTGCCCAATGCCGATTTCGTCAGTGGGACTGTGACGAACTATACCCGTGGCAATACCGTCGGCCGGGTAATCGTGCCGGTTGGTGTGGCCTATGGCACAGATACCCGCAAGGTCGAAGACATCCTTCTGGAGATCGGCGAGGCGCATCCTCTGGTGCTGGCCAACCCTGCGCCCTATGTGGTGTTTCAGGGCTTTGGTGCGAGTTCGATGGATTTCGAGATCCGCGCGATCCTGCGTGATGTGAATTTCGTGCTGAACGTCAAATCGGACATGAACCACGAAATCGCCCGCCGCTTTGCCGAAGAGGGTATCGAGATTCCATTCGCACAGCAGGATATCTGGCTGCGCAATCCCGAAACCCTGAGCGGGCAATCGGCCAAGGGCGCATCGCCCGCGGCCACGGTACATATTACCGAGGGAGACATGACCGACGGCGAGGGAGATGGTGATGGAGGCGATCAATGA
- a CDS encoding cysteine synthase A: MQVAKDLAEAVGNTPLIRLRRASEETGCEILGKCEFMNPGQSVKDRAALFIIRDAMERGDLAPGGTIVEGTAGNTGIGLALVGASMGFKTVIVIPETQSQEKKDMLRLAGADLVQVPAAPYSNPNNFVRYSERLAAELAKTEPNGAIWANQFDNVANRQAHVETTGPEIWDQTSGKVDGFICACGSGGTLSGVAMALQPKGVKIGLVDPMGAKLYSYYTTGQLESEGGSIAEGIGQVRITKNLEGLKPDYCYQASDTEALPIVFDMLEDEGLCLGASSGINVAGAMKMAREMGPGHTIVTVLCDYGTRYQSKLFNPEFLREKDLPTPGWLDQAPRSIPGVFVE; encoded by the coding sequence ATGCAAGTTGCAAAGGATCTGGCCGAGGCCGTTGGCAATACTCCCTTGATCCGGTTGCGCCGGGCAAGCGAAGAGACCGGGTGCGAGATCCTGGGCAAATGCGAGTTCATGAACCCGGGCCAATCGGTCAAGGACCGTGCGGCGCTGTTCATCATTCGCGATGCCATGGAGCGGGGGGACCTTGCCCCGGGTGGCACCATCGTCGAGGGGACGGCAGGTAACACCGGCATTGGCCTTGCGCTGGTCGGGGCCTCGATGGGTTTCAAGACGGTGATCGTGATCCCCGAAACACAGAGCCAGGAAAAGAAGGATATGCTGCGGCTTGCCGGGGCTGACCTTGTTCAGGTGCCGGCGGCGCCCTATTCGAATCCGAACAATTTTGTGCGTTATTCCGAGCGTTTGGCCGCAGAGCTTGCAAAAACCGAACCAAATGGCGCGATCTGGGCCAATCAGTTCGACAATGTCGCCAACCGGCAGGCGCATGTGGAAACCACCGGCCCCGAAATCTGGGACCAGACTAGTGGAAAGGTGGATGGATTCATCTGTGCTTGCGGGTCCGGCGGGACGCTTTCGGGGGTGGCGATGGCGCTGCAACCGAAGGGGGTCAAGATCGGGCTTGTCGATCCGATGGGGGCGAAACTCTATTCCTACTACACAACGGGCCAGTTGGAGTCCGAGGGCGGGTCGATCGCGGAAGGCATCGGGCAGGTGCGGATCACGAAAAACCTTGAAGGGCTCAAGCCCGACTATTGCTATCAGGCGAGCGATACCGAAGCGCTGCCGATTGTTTTCGACATGCTGGAGGACGAGGGCCTGTGCCTTGGAGCGTCCTCGGGCATCAACGTTGCGGGTGCGATGAAGATGGCCCGCGAGATGGGGCCGGGGCATACCATCGTGACGGTCCTGTGCGATTATGGCACGCGGTATCAATCCAAGCTGTTCAACCCCGAGTTCCTGCGTGAAAAGGACCTGCCGACGCCCGGCTGGCTGGATCAGGCGCCGCGTAGCATCCCCGGAGTATTCGTGGAATGA
- a CDS encoding NUDIX domain-containing protein, giving the protein MTRADKEAWDRIAYLAEVLEWRIVARSIAGRDVQAILPAEGSAGTEWDVSDWAARWADIAAEAIEEILEHHARMEARELRGRLAMVYSRAAARVAARQPAPAEVRTDTGIDRVEQFKCEIPHAGFFLTRAYELRHPNFDGGMSPRVQREVFVATDAAIVLPYDPVRDRVLLVEQFRMGPYGRGDTRPWMLEPVAGRIDAGEDPAETARRECVEEAGVTLHALEHISSHYCTPGCSTEYFHLYLGLCDLPETTKGQGGLDSENEDIRTHILGFEAAMHLLESGEADNGPLVLSLLWLQRERARLRASA; this is encoded by the coding sequence GTGACCCGCGCCGATAAGGAGGCTTGGGATCGCATTGCCTATCTCGCCGAGGTTTTGGAATGGCGGATCGTGGCGCGCAGTATCGCGGGGCGCGATGTGCAGGCCATATTGCCCGCCGAAGGGTCAGCGGGCACTGAATGGGACGTCTCGGATTGGGCCGCGCGGTGGGCGGATATAGCTGCGGAGGCGATAGAGGAAATCCTTGAACATCATGCCCGGATGGAGGCGCGAGAGCTGCGCGGGCGGTTGGCCATGGTTTATTCCCGCGCTGCCGCAAGGGTCGCGGCGCGACAGCCCGCCCCGGCAGAGGTGCGGACGGATACCGGGATCGACAGGGTCGAGCAATTCAAGTGTGAGATACCGCACGCGGGGTTTTTCCTGACCCGGGCCTATGAGTTGCGGCATCCCAATTTCGATGGCGGGATGAGCCCGCGGGTCCAACGCGAAGTCTTTGTCGCGACCGATGCCGCGATCGTTTTGCCCTATGACCCGGTGCGGGACAGGGTGCTTTTGGTCGAGCAGTTTCGCATGGGGCCGTATGGGCGGGGCGATACGCGGCCTTGGATGCTTGAGCCCGTCGCGGGGCGTATCGATGCCGGGGAAGACCCTGCCGAGACCGCACGGCGCGAATGTGTCGAAGAGGCCGGGGTGACCCTGCATGCGCTTGAGCATATCAGCAGCCATTATTGCACGCCCGGCTGTTCGACCGAGTACTTCCATCTATATCTAGGTTTGTGCGACTTGCCTGAAACGACGAAGGGACAGGGCGGTTTGGACAGCGAAAATGAGGACATTCGGACGCATATCCTTGGGTTCGAGGCGGCCATGCATCTTCTGGAGAGTGGCGAGGCGGACAACGGGCCCTTGGTTTTGTCCCTTCTATGGTTGCAAAGAGAGCGCGCAAGGTTGCGCGCATCCGCTTGA
- a CDS encoding TrgA family protein, producing MPLTRHMPTIGKLFAAAGLGAVGWIASELIRPLMPPQTNFGAFNWVNLVLGLLCGWIVVGTRLGYGYRQGIGAGLTGAAALVFWGLFAQSFNTMLGNALRRKYDGPMEAITGIFEIALDYGQYLLDQNLIGLLVVGGVVVGLIAEWAELKWQ from the coding sequence ATGCCCCTTACACGCCACATGCCGACTATCGGCAAATTGTTTGCCGCCGCAGGTCTTGGAGCCGTGGGGTGGATCGCATCCGAGTTGATACGGCCATTGATGCCGCCGCAGACGAATTTCGGGGCATTCAATTGGGTCAATCTTGTTCTGGGGCTGCTGTGTGGATGGATCGTTGTCGGCACACGCCTTGGATATGGGTATCGGCAAGGGATCGGTGCCGGGTTGACCGGCGCGGCGGCGCTGGTTTTCTGGGGGCTTTTTGCCCAGAGTTTCAACACCATGCTGGGCAATGCCCTGCGCCGCAAATACGATGGTCCGATGGAGGCGATCACGGGTATTTTCGAGATCGCGCTGGACTATGGTCAGTATCTTCTTGATCAGAACCTGATTGGTTTACTTGTCGTCGGGGGAGTGGTCGTGGGGCTGATCGCCGAGTGGGCCGAACTGAAGTGGCAATGA
- a CDS encoding SAM-dependent methyltransferase has translation MILTETKGQTNLPRYFSQCFGVAKQLEHGRLDIRLDDGRVFRAEGKKPGPVAEITIHNGDVFARMVREGYLGFCDAYLEGWWSTPDLQAFMDLVNAGNDEMYNGYPGQSLVQLYEKIRFWFQRNTKTQARKNISYHYDLGNDFYGLWLDDTMTYSSAIFETGQESLEAAQSKKYASMVDQMGVQPGDHVLEIGCGWGGFAEYAAAERGLKVTCLTISQEQYNYARERIEKAGLSDRVEFKLQDYRDERGTYDGIASIEMFEAVGQRYWPVYFDTVRDRLRPGAQATLQIITVADCRWDAYRKGVDFIQKYIFPGGMLPSPKALRREVERAGLQVKRSIEFGQSYSQTLRRWHESFNGKWDDVAKMGFDDRFRRMWNFYLTSCAGAFQGGNCDVTQITIARPR, from the coding sequence ATGATCCTGACCGAGACAAAAGGGCAGACCAACCTGCCGCGCTACTTTTCGCAATGCTTTGGTGTTGCCAAGCAGCTTGAACATGGCCGATTGGATATTCGTCTGGACGATGGGCGGGTGTTTCGCGCCGAGGGCAAGAAGCCCGGCCCCGTGGCCGAAATCACGATCCACAATGGCGATGTTTTCGCGCGGATGGTGCGCGAAGGGTATCTGGGTTTCTGCGATGCCTATCTTGAGGGCTGGTGGAGCACGCCGGATTTGCAGGCCTTCATGGATCTGGTGAACGCGGGCAATGACGAGATGTACAATGGCTATCCCGGCCAAAGCCTTGTGCAGCTGTACGAGAAAATCCGCTTCTGGTTTCAGCGCAACACCAAGACGCAGGCGCGCAAGAACATCAGCTATCACTATGATCTGGGCAATGATTTTTACGGTCTTTGGCTGGATGATACGATGACCTATTCCTCGGCGATTTTCGAGACCGGGCAAGAGAGCCTTGAGGCGGCCCAATCCAAGAAATACGCCTCGATGGTGGACCAGATGGGCGTACAGCCCGGGGATCATGTGCTTGAGATCGGCTGTGGCTGGGGTGGGTTCGCGGAATATGCCGCGGCTGAGCGGGGCTTGAAGGTGACATGCCTGACCATCAGCCAAGAGCAATACAATTACGCCCGGGAGCGGATCGAGAAGGCGGGCCTGTCGGACCGCGTGGAGTTCAAGTTGCAGGATTACCGCGACGAGAGGGGCACCTATGATGGGATTGCCAGCATCGAGATGTTCGAGGCCGTGGGGCAACGCTATTGGCCGGTTTATTTCGATACGGTGCGCGATCGTCTGCGCCCCGGGGCACAGGCCACGCTCCAGATCATTACAGTCGCAGACTGCCGGTGGGATGCGTATCGCAAGGGCGTGGATTTTATCCAGAAGTACATTTTCCCGGGCGGGATGCTGCCCAGTCCCAAGGCCCTGCGAAGGGAGGTGGAGCGCGCCGGGTTACAGGTGAAACGCTCAATCGAGTTCGGCCAAAGTTATAGCCAGACGCTGCGCCGCTGGCACGAAAGTTTCAACGGGAAATGGGACGATGTGGCGAAGATGGGCTTTGACGACCGTTTCCGCCGGATGTGGAATTTCTACCTGACCTCTTGTGCGGGAGCCTTCCAAGGGGGTAATTGCGATGTGACGCAGATCACAATCGCAAGGCCCAGATAG